A window of Corallococcus macrosporus DSM 14697 contains these coding sequences:
- the glyQ gene encoding glycine--tRNA ligase subunit alpha, protein MYFQDLIFTLQKHWADQGCINTQPYDVEVGAGTMAPYTFLRALGPEPWNVAYVQPSRRPADGRFGENPNRLFQHHQFQVILKPAPKNVQALYLESLRKIGIDPLEHDLRFVEDDWESPTLGAWGLGWEVWCDGMEVTQFTYFQQCGGFDCKPVAAELTYGLERICMFLQNVENVFDIEWVKGVKYREVFHPNEVEMSRYALQESDAQMLFSLFDAYEKECKRLIERQLPLPAYDFALKCSHAFNLLDARGAISVTERANFIKRVRDSARLCAEGYLQMRERLGYPLLKSPWTVGEQPPVLEGKPASDYWKTVVLNKPVEKKQKAEVARGA, encoded by the coding sequence ATGTATTTTCAGGACCTTATCTTCACGCTCCAGAAGCACTGGGCCGACCAGGGGTGCATCAACACGCAGCCCTACGATGTCGAGGTCGGCGCGGGCACGATGGCCCCGTACACCTTCCTGCGTGCCCTGGGCCCGGAGCCCTGGAACGTGGCGTACGTGCAGCCCTCGCGGCGTCCCGCGGACGGCCGGTTTGGAGAGAATCCCAACCGCCTGTTCCAGCACCACCAGTTTCAGGTCATCCTCAAGCCGGCGCCGAAGAACGTCCAGGCGCTGTACCTGGAGTCGCTGCGGAAGATTGGTATCGACCCGCTGGAGCACGACCTCCGCTTCGTCGAGGACGACTGGGAGTCGCCCACGCTCGGCGCCTGGGGCCTGGGCTGGGAGGTGTGGTGTGACGGGATGGAGGTGACGCAGTTCACCTACTTCCAGCAGTGCGGTGGCTTCGACTGCAAGCCCGTCGCCGCGGAGCTCACCTACGGGCTCGAGCGCATCTGCATGTTCCTGCAGAACGTGGAGAACGTCTTCGACATCGAGTGGGTCAAGGGCGTGAAGTACCGCGAGGTGTTCCACCCGAACGAGGTGGAGATGAGCAGGTACGCGCTCCAGGAGTCGGACGCGCAGATGCTCTTCTCGCTCTTCGACGCGTACGAGAAGGAGTGCAAGCGCCTCATCGAGCGCCAGTTGCCGCTGCCCGCGTACGACTTCGCGCTGAAGTGCTCGCACGCCTTCAACCTGCTGGACGCGCGCGGCGCCATCTCCGTCACGGAGCGCGCCAACTTCATCAAGCGCGTGCGCGACAGCGCGAGGCTGTGCGCGGAGGGCTACCTCCAGATGCGTGAGCGGCTGGGCTACCCGCTGCTCAAGTCGCCGTGGACCGTGGGCGAGCAGCCCCCGGTGCTGGAGGGCAAGCCGGCCAGCGACTACTGGAAGACGGTGGTCCTGAACAAGCCCGTGGAGAAGAAGCAGAAGGCGGAGGTGGCCCGTGGCGCGTGA
- the glyS gene encoding glycine--tRNA ligase subunit beta: MARDLLLEVGAEEIPASFIGPALEDLKRVITERMADARLKHGEVRTFGTPRRLAVWVKDVADAGEDIVKEVLGPSAKAAFDAQGKPTKAAEKFAEGLKLTVDQLGRATTPKGEYVSARVEEKGRPAADILKDALHTAVHGINFRKSMRWGDVDTSFARPVQWLVALLGSDVLPVVFGDVTSGRATRGHRFLAPGAIELKAPADYEAALEQAHVVADIAKRRAQLVEKVKAAAAKAGARLLEDESLVDQVTNLVELPSPVVGTFEERHLDLPPEVLVQEMKSHQRYFSLVDSAGKLQPKFIAVSNTPVRDEQLSLRGYQRVLRARLADGRFFFDEDRKTPLIDRVEKLGRVVWQGQLGSYLEKVERFRTLALWLAQQTGRAGDAATIERGATLAKADLVTGMVGEFPELQGVMGREYARAGGEPDAVALAIAEHYLPRGAEDALPTQDAGALIGIADRLDSLCGIFAIGKAPSGAADPFALRRACIAIIRLVLGRGYRFSLSAAVDEALRLLAPKIANAKRKAGEPAPREQVLEFFRGRLKALWGEQHRTDVVEAVLSAGFDDLVAAQKRLEALSAIVGRADFLPLAVAFKRVVNIVEKQGRDVQGGETNPQKLVDAPEKHLHSAFTQARSTVSGLVRADDFTGALREITGLKPAVDTFFDKVMVMAEDKALRENRIRLLVEIGALFNQVADFSKIQAETAAAA; the protein is encoded by the coding sequence GTGGCGCGTGATCTGCTCCTGGAGGTGGGCGCGGAAGAGATTCCGGCGTCGTTCATCGGCCCCGCGCTGGAGGACCTGAAGCGCGTCATCACCGAGCGCATGGCCGACGCCCGCCTGAAGCACGGCGAGGTGCGGACCTTCGGCACGCCGCGGCGGCTCGCGGTGTGGGTGAAGGACGTGGCGGACGCGGGCGAGGACATCGTCAAGGAGGTGCTGGGGCCCAGCGCCAAGGCGGCCTTCGACGCGCAGGGCAAGCCCACCAAGGCGGCGGAGAAGTTCGCCGAGGGCCTGAAGCTCACGGTGGACCAGCTCGGCCGGGCCACCACGCCCAAGGGCGAGTACGTGTCCGCGCGCGTGGAGGAGAAGGGCCGCCCGGCGGCGGACATCCTGAAGGACGCGCTGCACACGGCGGTCCACGGCATCAACTTCCGCAAGTCCATGCGCTGGGGGGACGTGGACACGTCCTTCGCGCGCCCGGTGCAGTGGCTGGTGGCGCTGCTGGGGAGCGACGTGCTGCCCGTGGTGTTCGGCGACGTGACGAGCGGCCGGGCCACGCGCGGCCACCGCTTCCTGGCGCCTGGCGCCATCGAGCTGAAGGCGCCCGCGGACTACGAGGCGGCGCTGGAGCAGGCGCACGTGGTGGCGGACATCGCGAAGCGCCGCGCGCAGCTCGTGGAGAAGGTGAAGGCGGCCGCGGCCAAGGCCGGCGCCCGGCTCCTGGAGGACGAGTCGCTGGTGGACCAGGTGACGAACCTGGTGGAGCTGCCCAGCCCCGTGGTGGGCACCTTCGAGGAGCGCCACCTGGACCTGCCCCCGGAGGTGCTGGTGCAGGAGATGAAGAGCCACCAGCGCTACTTCTCGCTGGTGGACTCGGCGGGCAAGCTGCAGCCGAAGTTCATCGCCGTGTCCAACACGCCGGTGCGCGACGAGCAGCTCAGCCTGCGCGGCTACCAGCGCGTGCTGCGCGCGCGCCTGGCGGACGGCCGCTTCTTCTTCGACGAGGACCGGAAGACGCCGCTCATCGACCGCGTGGAGAAGCTGGGCCGCGTGGTGTGGCAGGGGCAGCTCGGCAGCTACCTGGAGAAGGTGGAGCGCTTCCGCACGCTGGCGCTGTGGCTGGCGCAGCAGACGGGGAGGGCGGGGGACGCGGCCACCATCGAGCGCGGCGCCACGCTGGCCAAGGCGGACCTCGTCACCGGCATGGTGGGCGAGTTCCCGGAGCTCCAGGGGGTCATGGGCCGCGAGTACGCCCGCGCGGGCGGTGAGCCGGACGCCGTGGCCCTGGCCATCGCGGAGCACTACCTGCCGCGCGGCGCCGAGGACGCGCTGCCCACGCAGGACGCGGGCGCGCTCATCGGCATCGCGGACCGGCTGGACTCGCTGTGCGGCATCTTCGCCATCGGCAAGGCGCCCTCGGGCGCGGCGGACCCCTTCGCGCTGCGCCGCGCGTGCATCGCCATCATCCGGCTGGTGCTGGGGCGGGGCTACCGCTTCAGCCTGTCGGCCGCGGTGGACGAGGCGCTCCGGTTGCTGGCGCCGAAGATCGCCAACGCGAAGCGCAAGGCCGGCGAGCCCGCGCCGCGCGAGCAGGTGCTGGAGTTCTTCCGCGGCCGCCTCAAGGCGCTGTGGGGCGAGCAGCACCGCACGGACGTGGTGGAGGCGGTGCTGTCGGCCGGCTTCGACGACCTGGTGGCCGCCCAGAAGCGGCTGGAGGCGCTGAGCGCCATCGTGGGCCGGGCGGACTTCCTGCCCCTGGCCGTGGCCTTCAAGCGCGTGGTCAACATCGTGGAGAAGCAGGGCCGCGACGTCCAGGGCGGGGAGACCAACCCCCAGAAGCTGGTGGACGCGCCTGAGAAGCACCTCCACTCCGCCTTCACCCAGGCCCGGAGCACGGTGTCGGGGCTGGTGCGCGCGGACGACTTCACCGGGGCCCTCCGGGAAATCACGGGTTTGAAGCCCGCCGTGGACACCTTCTTCGACAAGGTGATGGTCATGGCGGAGGACAAGGCCCTGCGGGAGAACCGCATCCGCCTGCTCGTGGAGATTGGCGCCCTGTTCAACCAGGTGGCTGACTTCTCGAAGATCCAGGCCGAAACGGCCGCCGCGGCCTGA
- a CDS encoding YncE family protein, with amino-acid sequence MSCNVGTESKPPPSTRLVYPSGLAFWRPEAGPSTNGYLYVASANFDKCYDSGSVVALDLDAMGVRPFGTDFAPAETLPNDITSLGIGAQSYVQIQSFAGEMAMWSPPGRPPRLFVPARAEESLLHAIDVGADGLTLNCVQGGDRDCRVNALSLLDIPGASNGLPSAPGPLGVSVAGNEEDARVWVTHTELAGPATAVAEADLEGYVLHLSAANPTRDALSTNDFVVLGSADRLSGVAHATAIGSRYVYASGRNSSSTQLGALPARFILRLVDRTVAGRVLETDLELAYSVREARGVAVVPSATRIPDPAAPEQTIVDERVYLLARGPDTLLVLDVLNAAGTAPDAGTTPTVRIVSALPVPAGASELEVIPRGAGRGNLVAVTGSGDEAVAIFDEEVGQLVAQVQVGDNDPNQPSQPFGLAADVRGNSARIFTSTFGDGRVAIIDIPDLDRPQNARLVARLGARQGRDPRQGTSLCQETSP; translated from the coding sequence ATGTCGTGCAACGTCGGCACCGAGAGCAAGCCTCCCCCGTCCACCCGGCTCGTCTACCCGAGCGGTCTTGCCTTCTGGCGCCCCGAAGCGGGGCCGTCCACCAACGGCTACCTCTACGTGGCGAGCGCCAACTTCGACAAGTGCTACGACTCCGGCTCGGTCGTCGCACTGGACCTGGACGCCATGGGGGTGCGGCCCTTCGGCACGGACTTCGCCCCCGCGGAGACGCTGCCCAACGACATCACGTCGCTGGGGATTGGCGCGCAGTCGTACGTGCAGATCCAGAGCTTCGCGGGTGAAATGGCCATGTGGAGCCCCCCGGGCCGGCCGCCGCGGCTGTTCGTCCCGGCGCGCGCCGAGGAGAGCCTGCTGCACGCCATCGACGTGGGCGCTGACGGCCTCACCCTGAACTGCGTGCAGGGCGGCGACCGCGACTGCCGCGTCAACGCGCTGTCGCTGCTGGATATCCCGGGGGCCTCCAACGGGTTGCCCTCGGCCCCGGGGCCCCTGGGCGTCAGCGTGGCGGGCAACGAGGAGGACGCCCGGGTCTGGGTGACGCACACGGAGCTGGCCGGGCCCGCGACGGCCGTCGCCGAGGCCGACCTGGAAGGCTACGTGCTGCACCTCTCCGCCGCGAACCCCACGCGCGACGCGCTGAGCACCAACGACTTCGTGGTGCTGGGGTCGGCGGACCGGCTCTCCGGCGTCGCGCACGCCACGGCCATTGGCAGCCGCTACGTGTACGCCTCGGGGCGCAACTCGTCGTCCACGCAGTTGGGCGCGCTGCCGGCGCGCTTCATCCTGCGGCTGGTGGACCGGACCGTCGCGGGGCGCGTCCTGGAGACGGACCTGGAGCTTGCGTACTCGGTGCGTGAGGCGCGGGGGGTGGCGGTGGTGCCGTCGGCCACGCGCATTCCCGACCCGGCCGCGCCGGAGCAGACCATCGTGGATGAGCGCGTCTACCTGCTGGCGCGCGGCCCGGACACGCTGCTCGTCCTGGACGTCCTGAACGCGGCGGGCACGGCGCCTGACGCGGGGACGACGCCCACGGTGCGCATCGTGTCGGCGCTGCCGGTGCCGGCGGGCGCGAGCGAGCTGGAGGTCATCCCGCGCGGCGCTGGCCGCGGCAACCTGGTGGCGGTGACGGGCAGCGGCGACGAGGCCGTGGCCATCTTCGACGAGGAAGTGGGACAGCTCGTCGCCCAGGTGCAGGTGGGGGACAACGACCCGAACCAGCCCAGCCAGCCCTTTGGCCTGGCCGCGGATGTCCGGGGCAACAGCGCTCGTATCTTCACCAGCACCTTTGGTGATGGCCGCGTGGCCATCATCGACATTCCCGACCTCGACCGGCCGCAGAACGCGCGGCTGGTGGCGCGGCTCGGCGCCCGGCAGGGGCGAGACCCGCGCCAGGGCACCAGCCTGTGCCAGGAGACCTCCCCGTGA